ACATCACCCTGGATGTGGACGTGATGGACCCGACCCTCGCGCCGGGGACCGGGACGCTGGAGCCCGGGGGGCTGAGCTTCTCCGAGATAGACGATCTTCTGATGGGGGCTGCCGGCAAGGGGACCCTGGTCGGGTTCGACGTCGTTGAGGTGAACCCGTACCGCGACCCGAGCGGTCGCACCGCCCAGACCGCGGTCCGGCTGACGATCGACCTGCTGGGGGCGGCGTTCCACTGAGGGTCCGGCCGCCCGGCGAACGGGTCAGTCCTGCCTCTGCGAGGAGGTCGTGCCGGGCTGGCACGTCCCTCCCACGCAGGATTCCGTGGGACCGCAGCGATACTGGCAGGCGCCGGCGACACAATCCTCGCACGCGTTCGGATTGCACTTGTTCTGGCAGGTGCCGCCCACGCAGCGCTGGCAGGGGCCGCAGTTGTCCCTGCACCCCTGCGCGGTGCAGGTCTGGCAGATCGGGTCGCAGAACGGCTGGCACGAGCCGGACTGGCAGCTCAGGCACGCTCCGCGATCGCAGGCGTCGAAGCACTCTCCGCTGATGCAGGTCTCGCACGTGGCGCAGAACGTGATGCAGGCCCCGCCCGGGCCGCAGGTCTGGCACTGGGTCGCGTCGCAGGTGCTCTGGCAGACGCCGCTCACGCAGGTCTCGCACCGGCCTGGGGCGCAGGCCGCGCAGGTCCCGTTGACGCAGGTCTGGCACGAACCACAGGTGCTGGTGCACACGCCGTTGACGCAGGTGTCGCACGGCCCGCACCGGCTGCGGCACGCCCCGCCGATGCAGTCCTGACAGGCCCCCGCGTCGCAGTCGGTCGTCCCGTTGTCGACGATCCCGTCGCAGTCGTCGTCGCGTCCATTGCAGACCTCCGGAGGCTCGCCCGCCGTGGTGCTGTGGACCCTGTAGAAAGCGGTCCCCGGGGGGGCCGGGTCGATCCAGGCCTCGACGTCGGTCGTGGCGAGAAGGTGGTCGGGACTGCACACCGAGGACGCAACCGGGGATCGATAGATCTCGAACGGTGACGAGCCGCCGGTCCACTGCAGCGTCACATCCGGCGAAGTCGGTCCATGCCGCAGGGTCAGCGCGATTTCCGGCGGGGGAGTCTGCGCCGGGGAGGAAACGAGCAGGACGGAGAGAATCAGGAGAGCCAGCCCGGCCAGTCTCCTTTTAGGGATCGCGCTCAACGGACCTCTCACCCTGGGAGGAGGTAGCGGCCGGCGCCGGGCCGGCGGCCCCCGTCTTCCGCGACGGGAGCCGCCGGCGAGGCGAAAAACCGAAAGTGACGGCAACGGCGCGGCCGTTACCGCTTAGAGATTAGAACACCAGGATCGGACTGGCCTCCTGCTGGCCCTTGCTGTCCCGGTACATGAGGAGCAGCCCCGACTGGGACGGCGAAGCGACGTCACCACCCGGTATGGCGTTGATCGTGAGGGTGCTGCTGCCGCCGGCCGGCACGCCGGTGGCCGGGATGCCCGACCCGACGAAGCGCGGCGTGTCGAGCGTGGCGGTCATCCCTTCGATCGAATCGGTCAGGGCGCCCGTGAAGTAGTTGTCGAACGCGAAGACCGAGAAGTCGAACTGGGTCGACGGCGTCATGCCCATCGCCGCAAGAGGCGCCGTCAGGATGGCGTTCGCCGAGTCGAGATCCGCGTCGGTGAAGAAGAAGATCGACGCGGTGCCCGTTGCCAGGTTGAACACGGCGTCGACGTTCTGGCCCGTGGACCCGAAGGCACCGTTTTCGAGGTTGAACACGACGAAGTCGAACACCCCATCGCGGTTCTTGTCGATGTAGATGTCGAACTCCGCCGGGTAGTTCGGGTGCGGCCGCGCGCCGAAGGTGTTGACGGCGAACTGGACACCGAAGTTGCCGCCGCCGATCCCCACCAGGCGCGTGCCGACGGCCCTCAGGTCGACGACCGCGAAGTTGTCCCCCGGATTGGGCAGGAACTTCTTGGGGATCTTGCCGCTCGTCCCCATGAGCGAGAACACGTCCGCCCGGCCGCCGATCGTGCCGGCGTTGCTGAGGCTCAGCGTGCCGGCTCCGCCGGACAGCGTGACGCTGGTGGATGCCGGGCTCACGTCCGCGGCGCGGTGAGGCAGGACGTGCCAGGCGACGTGGATGTTGTCGGTCGCATCGGCGATGCCGATGTAGCCGTCGAACTCCACCCCCTGCAGCCTGAACCCGTCACCACCCCTGGCACCGCCGTTGAGAGTCCAGACCGGCAGCTTGGTGGGATCGATCTTCAGCCTCACTCGGAACGTCGCGCTGCCGTTGCCCGCGACGACGATGCTGCCGGGGGCGGTCAGGGTCACGGCGCCGCTGGCCGCATCGTCGGCATAGCGGAAGCTGGGCGTGATCGAGTAGGTGCGCGCGGTGGCGCCGTAGTTGCGCACCCGCACCGTCTTGTTGAGCGTGGTCGGCGACGCCACGGCGCTGTAGCCGAACGACAGGCTGCCCGTGTTGTCGTCGTCGTCCCAGGCGGCCGTCGTGCTGTTCAGGGCCCGGTCGACGCGCACTTCGCCGCCGCCAATCCGGCTGATCGGCGCGAGAACCCCCGGCTGCAGGGCCGGGTTGGTCGTAATGTTCGTCTCCGCCGTGTTCATCAGGAGCGACTTGATCTCGGCAGGCGTGCGCGACGGATAGGCGTTCAGGAGGAGCGCCGCCGAGCCCGCGATCATGGGTGTGGCGCCCGAGGTCCCGCCGAAGGCTTCCTGTCCGGTCCCCGAGCCGGCAACCGCGGACACGGAAGCTCCCGGAGCGCCGATATCCGGCTTGACGGCCTGGTAGCTGATGCTCGGACCACGCGCCGAAGAGGAGACCATGCTTCCGACGAGGGGAACGGTGAAGGCGGGCGAGACGGTCACGACGACCGGGGCCGCGAGGTTGGCCTTGATCAGGTTCGACGTGCTC
The genomic region above belongs to Candidatus Dormiibacterota bacterium and contains:
- a CDS encoding S8 family serine peptidase, whose translation is MRKIVRVGSSLLFLAALLCGIGWVAATAAAGGPAPAADASALMVPGGGHPASVDPALVRAKGEVDVVVRLIDAPLAVAHGRNAKQQGGALNPGQQRAYLKELAQKQDGLMGQVRGLGGRELGRVSKALNAVIVRVDASRIPDIAALPGVEGIRPVIDYQLDLSDTVPYIGASAVQAAGFNGTGIRVAVLDSGIDYTHAFLGGAGTAAAYTAAYGTTTSDARNTTTDGLFPTAKVVGGFDFVGEVWPTPNAALCGLDASGNPRTCLLPDPDPIDCGPAAIPAPCAGSHGTHVSDIIAGNDGGSHKGVAPGASLYAVKICSSVSNSCSGVGLLEGMDFALDPNGDGDISDAVDVVNMSLGSAYGQKEDDLSAASANAVNLGIIVVAAAGNNADRPYITSSPASTPEVISAAQTQVPSATVYPLVINSPASIAGTYANASTVDWAPIGAGFTSKEVAFVGRGCPGDPYLADPAGKVALIDRGVCAVSLKVNRAAHAGAVGVLIGLVAAGDAISFSFGGGDMFVPTLVITQSTSNLIKANLAAPVVVTVSPAFTVPLVGSMVSSSARGPSISYQAVKPDIGAPGASVSAVAGSGTGQEAFGGTSGATPMIAGSAALLLNAYPSRTPAEIKSLLMNTAETNITTNPALQPGVLAPISRIGGGEVRVDRALNSTTAAWDDDDNTGSLSFGYSAVASPTTLNKTVRVRNYGATARTYSITPSFRYADDAASGAVTLTAPGSIVVAGNGSATFRVRLKIDPTKLPVWTLNGGARGGDGFRLQGVEFDGYIGIADATDNIHVAWHVLPHRAADVSPASTSVTLSGGAGTLSLSNAGTIGGRADVFSLMGTSGKIPKKFLPNPGDNFAVVDLRAVGTRLVGIGGGNFGVQFAVNTFGARPHPNYPAEFDIYIDKNRDGVFDFVVFNLENGAFGSTGQNVDAVFNLATGTASIFFFTDADLDSANAILTAPLAAMGMTPSTQFDFSVFAFDNYFTGALTDSIEGMTATLDTPRFVGSGIPATGVPAGGSSTLTINAIPGGDVASPSQSGLLLMYRDSKGQQEASPILVF